From the Acidobacteriota bacterium genome, one window contains:
- a CDS encoding helix-turn-helix domain-containing protein — MSKKAIRHEGLCPIERVLSVFAGKWKPAILFALEAEGTLRFNELRRQIPGVSQRMLTQQLRELERDGLVSREQFLEIPPRVEYKLTSLGQSLSPVEAAIDAWGQAHMPRIEKARQQYDDLQQERSAGGKAR, encoded by the coding sequence ATGAGTAAGAAAGCCATCCGCCACGAGGGTCTGTGTCCCATCGAGCGCGTCTTGAGCGTCTTCGCCGGCAAATGGAAACCCGCCATCCTCTTCGCCTTGGAGGCTGAAGGGACGCTGCGTTTCAACGAGCTGAGGCGTCAGATACCGGGCGTCAGTCAGCGGATGCTCACGCAGCAGCTGCGCGAGCTCGAGAGAGACGGTCTTGTGTCACGCGAGCAGTTCCTGGAGATTCCTCCTCGCGTGGAGTACAAGCTGACATCGCTCGGCCAGAGCCTGAGCCCGGTGGAAGCGGCGATCGACGCCTGGGGTCAAGCGCATATGCCGCGGATTGAAAAGGCGCGGCAGCAATACGACGACCTACAGCAGGAGCGTTCAGCCGGGGGCAAGGCCCGGTAA